The following proteins are encoded in a genomic region of Dialister hominis:
- a CDS encoding VWA domain-containing protein, with translation MEKAKKAILINLVNPHAGGLIISGKSGSGKSTLVRGARDLIDDPWVELPVSVTEDRLLGSIDTEKAVKTGERTLLPGLVDEANEGILYIDDVNLLQSDLLSIVLDIQQNGSYKLERDGLSVERKSRFTILSVMNPDGGSLPSSALDRFGLFVNIEGTEGIKDREEIIRRVLAYENDGIGFRNKWADANSVLREKIRNAREILPEVECPDAMIQLAAVYSLKANVSGHRADIYLIEAAKAIAALYNRMFIMPKDIEEAAEFVLPHRMRKPDTERNNTPQTEQNKEQEQEKKDKPENNEQQAPKNEDLRPAQLNDTQDESNDDSEPEDNTENAPAPREDQVDQADLSVVLPPMWIQPQRLRLKKSGDGKREFVLTDKKQGRYVKSKLPREKVSDIAFDATLRAAAPYQKARHLLNKDLAFVIKSRDLRDKVREKRTGHVFLFVVDASGSMGAKKRMSIVKGVIFKMLLEAYQKRDRVGMIAFRKKKAEVLLPITRSVEFAQKKLADLPTGGKTPLASGLRKAEDVLDMLYRQEPTQEPVVILITDGRATAGSNPDSDPVADALREGARLRRRNLPIAVIDTESGYIRLGLAEKLADIMGASYFHVDKLSEDSLLHIWRTTTED, from the coding sequence ATGGAGAAGGCTAAAAAGGCTATTTTGATTAATCTGGTGAATCCTCATGCGGGAGGCCTCATTATATCCGGTAAGAGCGGGTCGGGAAAATCAACTTTGGTACGCGGGGCAAGAGATTTGATTGATGATCCATGGGTCGAACTGCCTGTCAGTGTAACGGAAGACCGCCTCCTGGGATCTATAGATACAGAAAAGGCGGTTAAGACAGGAGAACGGACTCTTCTTCCGGGACTCGTTGATGAAGCCAATGAGGGGATTCTATACATAGATGATGTGAATCTCCTGCAGTCTGATTTATTGTCAATTGTTTTGGATATTCAGCAGAATGGCAGTTACAAACTGGAACGGGACGGACTGTCTGTAGAGAGGAAGTCCCGCTTTACCATCTTGTCGGTAATGAATCCTGACGGCGGATCGCTCCCTTCATCAGCCCTGGACCGATTCGGACTTTTTGTAAATATAGAAGGCACGGAAGGTATCAAGGACCGGGAAGAGATTATCCGGCGCGTTCTTGCATACGAGAATGATGGAATCGGATTCAGAAATAAATGGGCTGATGCAAACTCCGTATTAAGGGAAAAAATCAGGAATGCAAGGGAAATCCTGCCTGAAGTAGAGTGTCCGGATGCCATGATCCAGCTTGCTGCGGTATATTCCCTGAAAGCAAATGTTTCAGGTCATAGAGCCGATATCTATCTGATCGAAGCTGCCAAAGCGATTGCTGCCTTATATAATCGCATGTTCATTATGCCGAAAGATATTGAAGAAGCTGCTGAATTTGTCCTGCCCCACAGGATGAGAAAACCTGATACGGAGAGGAACAATACTCCGCAGACTGAGCAGAACAAAGAGCAGGAGCAGGAAAAAAAGGACAAGCCTGAAAATAATGAACAGCAGGCTCCGAAGAATGAGGATTTAAGACCAGCGCAGTTAAATGACACGCAGGATGAATCAAATGATGACAGTGAACCGGAAGATAATACGGAAAATGCCCCTGCTCCCCGGGAAGATCAGGTCGATCAGGCGGATTTAAGTGTAGTACTGCCTCCTATGTGGATTCAGCCCCAGAGATTGAGGCTTAAGAAAAGCGGGGATGGAAAACGTGAATTCGTACTGACAGACAAGAAACAGGGAAGATATGTAAAGTCGAAGCTTCCCAGGGAAAAAGTGTCAGACATTGCATTTGACGCTACACTTAGAGCAGCTGCGCCTTACCAAAAAGCCCGTCATTTATTAAATAAGGATCTGGCATTTGTCATCAAGAGCAGGGATCTTAGAGACAAGGTAAGAGAAAAACGTACGGGACATGTCTTTTTATTCGTTGTTGATGCCAGCGGATCAATGGGTGCTAAAAAGCGGATGAGCATAGTCAAGGGCGTTATTTTCAAAATGCTCCTTGAGGCCTATCAGAAAAGAGACAGGGTAGGCATGATAGCCTTCAGAAAGAAGAAAGCCGAAGTCCTTCTTCCAATAACAAGAAGTGTCGAATTTGCACAGAAAAAGCTGGCGGACCTTCCTACCGGCGGAAAGACCCCTCTGGCAAGCGGTCTCCGGAAAGCGGAGGACGTGCTCGATATGCTTTACCGTCAGGAACCAACTCAGGAACCGGTTGTCATTCTTATAACTGATGGACGAGCCACGGCTGGCTCAAATCCTGATTCGGATCCTGTAGCAGATGCTTTAAGAGAAGGAGCCCGCCTGAGAAGAAGAAATCTGCCAATTGCAGTCATAGATACGGAAAGCGGATATATCAGGCTGGGACTGGCAGAAAAATTAGCAGATATTATGGGAGCATCTTATTTCCATGTAGATAAACTATCCGAAGATTCCCTGCTGCATATCTGGAGAACGACGACAGAGGATTAA
- a CDS encoding ABC transporter ATP-binding protein — MTILIGVIIGTFVMAGLDLIFPIVVRYLINEILPSKNMHQLFIGSGVLLFLYIVNFIVQYAVQYYGHIMSASIEHDMRSELFRHIEKLSFHYFDNEKTGQLLSRITSDVTEISDLAFRGPNDVLLCGVIMAGTLIVMLLMNWKLAIIIGTLLIAKSIHTVKVNRAMKKSFRKNRVKAGEVSARAEESLSGIRLVKAFAQEGFELKRFIDKSRELRDTKFESYRLVAYFSSGINFFTNIINVVVLLGGGMMIAGGTLTVSDFVAFLLYVNIFMRPVFRLTILAEVYQRGMAGFHRFEEIMKTEPLIKDSREPASVKDIRGDIVFENLSFGYDPNHLVLHDLNLSIPAGQTVAFVGETGAGKSTLVNLLLRFYEPTKGRITLDGKNLKDFRQQDLRRQIGIVQQDVFLFSDSIAENISYGKENATNEEIEEAARLAAADSFINNLPEGYHTKVGERGVKLSGGQKQRIAIARVFLKNPPVVVLDEATSALDTQTEKVIKEALDRLAADRTTIIIAHRLSTVRNADCICVLDHGKIIEKGTHDELIAGKGKYFELYQAQQKKIRHEEPFEEA; from the coding sequence ATGACAATACTCATTGGCGTCATTATCGGTACATTTGTCATGGCCGGTCTTGATCTTATCTTTCCTATTGTTGTCAGATACTTGATTAATGAGATACTGCCGTCAAAGAATATGCACCAGCTGTTCATAGGATCAGGGGTATTGCTCTTTTTATATATTGTTAATTTTATCGTGCAGTATGCAGTGCAGTATTATGGGCATATTATGAGTGCTTCCATAGAGCACGATATGAGATCGGAATTATTCAGGCACATAGAAAAGCTCTCTTTCCACTACTTTGATAATGAGAAGACGGGACAGCTTCTTTCAAGAATTACAAGTGATGTAACGGAAATCAGCGATCTGGCATTCAGAGGACCTAATGACGTGCTTCTTTGCGGTGTCATAATGGCAGGAACTTTAATAGTCATGCTGCTTATGAACTGGAAACTTGCGATTATTATTGGTACATTGCTGATTGCCAAGAGTATTCACACAGTAAAAGTAAACCGTGCTATGAAAAAATCATTCCGGAAAAACCGTGTGAAAGCCGGAGAAGTGAGTGCTCGCGCAGAAGAGAGCCTTTCTGGTATCCGTCTGGTTAAAGCTTTTGCCCAAGAAGGGTTCGAGTTAAAACGTTTTATAGATAAAAGCAGGGAATTAAGAGATACAAAATTTGAATCATACCGTCTTGTTGCTTATTTTTCCAGCGGCATTAATTTCTTTACCAATATCATTAACGTTGTCGTTTTATTAGGCGGCGGGATGATGATTGCCGGCGGGACCTTGACGGTCAGCGATTTTGTCGCATTCCTGCTTTATGTCAATATCTTCATGCGCCCTGTATTCCGTCTGACAATTCTTGCTGAAGTTTATCAGCGGGGGATGGCAGGCTTCCATCGATTTGAGGAAATTATGAAGACAGAGCCGCTGATTAAGGACAGCAGAGAACCGGCCAGTGTAAAAGATATCCGAGGAGATATCGTGTTCGAAAATTTGTCATTTGGATATGATCCAAATCATCTCGTCCTGCATGACCTCAATCTCTCTATTCCGGCAGGCCAGACGGTCGCTTTTGTCGGAGAAACCGGGGCAGGGAAAAGTACTCTTGTAAACCTGCTGCTCAGATTTTATGAACCGACAAAAGGGCGTATTACACTGGATGGAAAGAATCTCAAGGATTTCCGGCAGCAGGATTTAAGGCGGCAGATTGGGATTGTGCAACAGGATGTATTCCTGTTCAGTGACTCGATTGCAGAGAATATCAGCTATGGCAAGGAAAATGCAACAAATGAGGAAATCGAAGAAGCAGCCAGACTTGCCGCTGCAGACAGCTTCATCAACAACCTTCCTGAAGGCTATCACACAAAAGTTGGTGAACGCGGCGTCAAGCTTTCTGGCGGGCAGAAGCAGAGAATTGCAATTGCACGTGTCTTTCTGAAGAATCCGCCTGTTGTTGTTCTTGATGAAGCAACATCCGCACTGGATACGCAGACGGAGAAAGTAATCAAGGAAGCACTCGACAGGCTCGCTGCTGATAGAACAACAATTATTATTGCACATCGTCTTTCTACCGTAAGGAATGCAGACTGCATCTGTGTTCTTGATCATGGAAAGATTATAGAAAAAGGAACCCATGATGAACTGATTGCCGGAAAGGGAAAGTACTTTGAACTTTATCAGGCCCAGCAGAAAAAAATCCGCCATGAGGAACCTTTTGAAGAGGCATAA
- the cobN gene encoding cobaltochelatase subunit CobN: protein MKRVCDELKAEGQISAQCRTLFIEDGAEWDASLAAAMQGSNLVIVHLMKNAMNTPLWNHCRDFLCDNKVPFFIDANDGDVQDSRFIDDDKLARFKLYCLYGGPENYKNLWLYAESFNDEHKADPPLPEISPESGIYAPFVKESFMESAEDYLKIRVKPQQVIIGLLFYRDEWIGGDLKYQDDFMAAAEKQGCAVIPVFANSQMGSSKNEKSLSKAIRKFFMKDGKPIIDVLVTTMKFSLTGTGKTDIGTLKELNVPIIDAYTLLTPEEDWKADPEGMNAVEVSISAALPELDGVIHGVPVAGRIKENGLLEYRPIHERIARIVSKAYKWGHLHRMKNSYKKIALIFHNFPAGNANIGSASGLDTMESAVLLLQKMQSEGYRIQQIPDSGADLLKSVNSHVTNDIAMMTDKQYEESMKLSGENYQDFFSELPVAVQQDMEHTWGKAPGDVMLDDDGNFLIPGFENGNVFITVQPSRQYGMDAVKLYHDPKIPPTHQYLAFYHWLRDVWKADAVIHLGTHGNLEWLSGKSVGLDDESYPDIALNDLPNIYPYLMTITGEGIIAKRRSSACLIGHLPAPIAEAGAYDELAELEKTLDEYAQLKRGTSDISGIEADIRKLSVAAKLDEEVHYDESEPFEDYAAHLHAYIEELKDSEVHVGLHILGKAPEGKLLLDCVLQILRLSNGDIPSVFELWAKKYNLTLDDIQTHPDEIYEPLHMTKSQLMEKIREETRKVISFAIESMQQEDCIEQIMNLPEAQGSDAWKQESNKLLDFVIHELIPSIHRTSDEMTNTISALSGQYINPGPSGSPNTGGAGLLPSGRNFYGADPRTLPSPAGWNLGVKLGDRTIAKYIAEKGHYPENIGMVLWSGPNMRTFGQDIAEFLYLLGIKPVWQKGSLKVTGLEVIPLNELKRPRIDVTARISGLFRDTLPQISKLLDQAVMMAAEQDEGNEENFVRKHICSDAEVLKAKGKEETEAWRTASYRIFGNAPGTYGAGVNVILDTREWENTKDLADVYVRWGGHAFGKGADGCFEPELFKKQLARIDLTVKNEENPDSNIMSSDDYNAFHGGMIAAVKSLSGNSPESYVGDSTNRGNVKIRTVNEEVKRIFRSESMNPKYIKGLMEHGYKGASDLANRMAISFQWDATSDVIDDWMYDQYAEKYALDPEMKKWMEKVNPWALKNIAETLLEAEKRKMWNAKDSMKKELEKLYLSIEGTLEEDDDDDDED from the coding sequence TGATGATGATAAGCTGGCACGGTTTAAACTTTACTGCTTGTACGGGGGGCCTGAAAATTATAAAAATCTGTGGCTTTATGCGGAATCTTTCAATGATGAGCATAAAGCAGATCCGCCGCTTCCCGAAATCTCACCGGAATCAGGGATTTATGCACCATTTGTCAAAGAAAGCTTTATGGAAAGTGCAGAAGATTATCTGAAAATTCGTGTAAAGCCGCAGCAGGTCATTATAGGCCTCCTGTTTTACAGAGATGAATGGATAGGCGGCGATTTAAAGTATCAGGATGATTTCATGGCTGCCGCTGAGAAGCAGGGCTGTGCCGTAATTCCTGTTTTTGCCAACAGCCAGATGGGATCTTCTAAAAATGAGAAATCCTTGTCCAAAGCCATTCGCAAGTTTTTTATGAAGGACGGGAAACCGATCATTGATGTGCTGGTCACGACGATGAAATTTTCCCTGACTGGGACTGGCAAGACTGATATTGGTACATTAAAAGAACTGAATGTTCCTATTATTGATGCTTATACGCTTCTTACTCCCGAAGAGGACTGGAAAGCGGATCCGGAAGGCATGAATGCTGTTGAAGTATCGATTTCTGCTGCCCTTCCTGAGCTTGACGGCGTCATTCACGGTGTGCCTGTCGCAGGAAGAATCAAGGAAAATGGTCTTCTAGAGTATCGTCCGATTCATGAACGTATAGCAAGAATCGTATCGAAAGCATACAAATGGGGACATCTTCACCGCATGAAGAACAGCTATAAAAAAATTGCTTTGATTTTTCATAATTTCCCCGCAGGGAATGCAAATATCGGGAGCGCTTCCGGACTGGATACGATGGAGAGTGCTGTTCTTCTGCTGCAGAAGATGCAGAGCGAAGGCTATAGGATCCAGCAGATCCCTGACTCGGGTGCTGATCTTCTGAAATCAGTGAACTCACATGTAACAAATGATATTGCTATGATGACAGATAAGCAGTATGAAGAATCCATGAAGTTATCCGGCGAGAATTACCAGGACTTTTTCTCTGAGCTTCCTGTCGCAGTACAGCAGGATATGGAACATACATGGGGGAAAGCACCCGGGGATGTCATGCTGGATGATGATGGAAATTTCCTGATTCCCGGATTTGAAAACGGAAATGTATTCATAACCGTCCAGCCGTCCAGGCAGTACGGGATGGATGCAGTCAAGCTTTATCATGACCCGAAAATACCTCCAACGCATCAGTACCTGGCATTTTATCACTGGCTTAGAGATGTATGGAAGGCTGATGCGGTAATCCATCTGGGAACTCATGGGAATCTTGAATGGCTCTCGGGAAAGAGTGTAGGGCTGGACGATGAAAGTTACCCTGATATTGCGCTGAATGATCTTCCTAATATATATCCTTACCTGATGACAATCACAGGTGAAGGGATTATCGCAAAAAGACGGTCCTCAGCATGCCTGATCGGGCATCTTCCGGCTCCTATCGCAGAGGCAGGGGCATATGATGAACTGGCTGAACTGGAAAAGACATTGGATGAATATGCACAGCTCAAGAGGGGAACTTCGGATATAAGCGGCATTGAAGCAGATATAAGAAAACTGTCTGTGGCTGCAAAGCTTGATGAAGAGGTACATTATGATGAAAGTGAGCCATTTGAGGACTATGCAGCTCATCTGCATGCATATATAGAGGAACTGAAAGACAGCGAAGTCCACGTGGGACTTCATATACTGGGGAAAGCACCGGAAGGAAAGCTGCTACTTGACTGCGTACTGCAGATATTAAGACTGTCTAATGGGGATATTCCGTCTGTTTTTGAACTGTGGGCCAAAAAATATAATCTGACGCTGGATGATATTCAGACGCATCCGGATGAAATTTATGAGCCTCTGCATATGACGAAAAGCCAGTTAATGGAGAAAATTCGTGAGGAAACGCGAAAAGTCATTTCCTTCGCGATAGAATCCATGCAGCAAGAAGACTGTATTGAACAAATTATGAACCTTCCTGAAGCACAAGGCAGTGATGCATGGAAACAGGAATCGAATAAACTGCTGGATTTCGTTATACATGAGCTGATTCCGTCAATCCACAGGACTTCGGATGAAATGACAAACACGATTTCTGCATTATCCGGGCAATATATAAATCCAGGACCTTCCGGGTCACCTAATACAGGAGGCGCAGGACTGCTCCCTTCAGGAAGAAACTTCTATGGCGCTGATCCCAGGACACTTCCATCCCCAGCCGGATGGAATTTAGGCGTAAAGCTGGGAGACAGGACTATCGCCAAATATATTGCTGAAAAAGGGCATTACCCGGAAAATATAGGAATGGTTTTATGGTCAGGGCCAAATATGAGAACCTTTGGCCAGGATATCGCCGAATTCCTGTACTTGCTGGGGATTAAGCCGGTATGGCAGAAGGGCAGCTTAAAAGTCACAGGATTAGAGGTTATACCGCTTAATGAACTGAAGAGACCGAGAATAGATGTTACTGCAAGAATCAGCGGACTTTTCCGTGACACGCTTCCGCAAATTTCCAAATTGCTGGATCAGGCAGTTATGATGGCTGCAGAACAGGACGAAGGAAATGAAGAAAATTTTGTAAGAAAGCATATATGCAGTGATGCAGAAGTTCTTAAAGCTAAAGGTAAAGAGGAGACTGAAGCATGGCGGACTGCATCGTACAGAATATTTGGCAATGCCCCGGGGACTTATGGCGCAGGTGTCAATGTGATTCTTGATACCCGTGAATGGGAAAACACGAAAGACCTTGCTGATGTATATGTCAGATGGGGCGGACATGCTTTTGGAAAGGGAGCTGACGGATGTTTTGAACCTGAGCTTTTCAAAAAGCAGCTGGCGCGCATAGATCTGACTGTAAAAAACGAAGAGAATCCCGACAGCAATATTATGAGTTCAGATGATTATAATGCATTCCATGGAGGCATGATTGCTGCAGTGAAAAGTCTGTCCGGTAATTCACCCGAATCCTATGTGGGGGACAGCACGAACAGAGGCAATGTTAAAATCCGTACCGTCAACGAAGAAGTCAAACGTATTTTCAGGAGTGAGTCCATGAATCCTAAATACATCAAGGGTTTAATGGAGCATGGTTATAAAGGCGCATCCGATCTTGCCAACAGGATGGCAATCAGCTTCCAGTGGGATGCTACCAGTGATGTAATAGATGACTGGATGTATGATCAATATGCCGAAAAGTACGCGCTGGATCCTGAAATGAAAAAATGGATGGAAAAGGTGAACCCCTGGGCACTGAAAAATATAGCCGAAACACTTCTGGAGGCGGAAAAACGCAAGATGTGGAATGCCAAGGATAGTATGAAGAAAGAATTGGAGAAGTTATATTTATCTATCGAAGGAACCCTTGAAGAAGACGACGATGACGATGACGAAGATTAA
- the galU gene encoding UTP--glucose-1-phosphate uridylyltransferase GalU yields MQKIRKAVIPAAGFGTRFLPETKAMPKEMLPIVDKPTIQYIVEEIKASGIEQILIISGHAKRAIEDHFDSSPELEQHLYESGKMDLLKEVRQVASVKIHYTRQQYMRGLGDAILCAKEFMDGEPFGVILGDDVVYNGSGEPALKQLISQYDKTGGTIIGCQLVRPEQVSSYGIINGTPTENPDLLKVKNMIEKPSIEEAPSRFAALGRYVITPEVFKILEQTKPGKGGEIQLTDALRVMAKNGNVYAYNFKGKRYDTGNKLGYLKATVEFALRRDDIGPEFRQYLKSLLMDNKI; encoded by the coding sequence ATGCAAAAAATCAGAAAAGCTGTCATTCCTGCAGCAGGATTCGGGACACGCTTCCTTCCGGAAACGAAAGCGATGCCTAAGGAAATGCTTCCTATCGTTGATAAACCGACCATTCAATATATCGTTGAGGAAATAAAGGCCAGCGGTATTGAACAGATTTTGATCATTTCGGGACATGCCAAAAGAGCTATTGAGGACCATTTTGATTCTTCTCCTGAACTTGAACAGCATCTCTATGAATCCGGAAAGATGGATTTATTGAAAGAAGTCCGTCAGGTTGCTTCCGTTAAGATTCATTACACACGCCAGCAATATATGCGGGGTCTTGGAGACGCGATTCTCTGCGCTAAAGAATTTATGGACGGGGAACCATTCGGTGTCATTTTAGGCGACGATGTTGTCTATAATGGTTCCGGCGAACCTGCACTTAAGCAATTAATTTCCCAATATGACAAAACAGGCGGAACGATCATCGGCTGCCAGCTCGTACGTCCGGAGCAGGTATCTTCCTATGGCATTATCAACGGAACGCCAACAGAAAATCCCGATCTCCTCAAGGTTAAGAATATGATTGAAAAGCCTTCCATTGAGGAAGCTCCCAGCAGATTTGCTGCACTGGGCCGTTATGTCATCACTCCTGAAGTTTTCAAAATCCTGGAGCAGACCAAGCCCGGAAAAGGCGGGGAAATTCAGTTGACAGATGCCCTGCGTGTCATGGCCAAAAACGGAAACGTCTATGCTTATAACTTTAAAGGAAAGCGCTATGATACCGGGAATAAGCTTGGATATCTAAAGGCAACCGTGGAATTTGCCCTGAGAAGGGACGATATCGGTCCTGAATTCCGTCAATATCTGAAGTCATTGCTCATGGATAATAAAATTTAA
- a CDS encoding ATP-binding protein, protein MKRRDVFPFTAIIGQDMMKLALELNVINPRLGGVLIQGEKGTAKSTAVRALADLLPPRKCIDGCRYHDDPNDKSNWCDECSEKYKDVEPPVKLQSMKVIELPVSATEDRVVGTLDIEAAIKTGNKSFEPGILADANRNILYVDEINLLDDHIVDVLLDSAAMGINTIEREGISYSHPARFSLVGTMNPEEGDIRPQLLDRFALSVKVTGEQDPEKRAEIIKRRLSYETDPEEFVNQWKDEQEKEVSRIERAMDLLPRISISDDMLLIAAKIAIILKVDGHRADITLIKTAETIAALEGHLEVSKEDIRKASRLALPHRMRRRPFEEQELDWSEVDKVIDDEA, encoded by the coding sequence ATGAAAAGAAGAGATGTATTTCCTTTTACCGCAATTATCGGACAGGATATGATGAAGCTGGCTTTGGAACTGAATGTGATTAATCCAAGATTGGGAGGAGTGCTGATCCAGGGAGAAAAGGGGACTGCCAAATCTACTGCAGTCAGGGCTCTGGCGGACCTTCTGCCTCCCAGAAAGTGCATAGACGGATGCCGCTATCATGACGATCCTAATGACAAATCCAATTGGTGTGATGAATGCAGTGAAAAATATAAGGATGTGGAACCACCGGTAAAGCTCCAGTCCATGAAAGTAATCGAACTTCCGGTGAGTGCTACTGAAGACAGAGTTGTTGGGACATTGGACATTGAAGCAGCTATAAAGACAGGAAACAAATCATTCGAGCCCGGGATTCTGGCTGATGCCAACCGGAATATCCTGTATGTCGATGAGATAAATCTGCTGGATGACCATATTGTAGATGTTCTTCTTGACTCCGCAGCAATGGGAATCAATACAATCGAAAGAGAAGGCATTTCCTATTCCCATCCTGCGCGTTTCTCTCTGGTCGGGACAATGAATCCGGAAGAGGGGGATATTCGTCCGCAGCTTCTCGATCGATTTGCCCTGTCGGTAAAAGTAACAGGGGAACAGGATCCTGAGAAGAGAGCCGAAATTATAAAAAGGCGCCTTTCTTACGAAACCGATCCGGAAGAGTTCGTCAATCAGTGGAAGGATGAGCAGGAAAAGGAAGTCAGCCGTATAGAGCGTGCTATGGATCTTCTGCCGCGTATTTCTATTTCAGACGACATGCTCCTGATCGCAGCGAAGATCGCAATTATTCTAAAGGTCGATGGACACAGAGCTGATATTACATTGATAAAAACTGCTGAAACCATAGCTGCTTTGGAAGGGCATCTTGAAGTTTCCAAAGAAGATATTAGAAAAGCTTCACGCTTAGCATTGCCGCACCGTATGAGGAGACGCCCGTTTGAAGAACAGGAGCTTGATTGGTCAGAAGTAGATAAGGTCATTGATGATGAAGCGTAA
- a CDS encoding amino acid ABC transporter ATP-binding protein, producing MTDKKQIIYEVKHLQKSFGNVEVLKDINMKIENGEVCTIIGPSGSGKSTLLRCLNLLEKPTGGELWFEGKRVNEKTDVKMLRRDVGMVFQSFNLFPMFTALENVMYAPIHIKKMPKSQAREEGMELLAKVGLENRADYYPGELSGGQQQRVAIARALAMKPKMLLFDEPTSALDPELVGDVLSVMKEVALAGMTMAVVTHEMQFARSVSNHVVFMDQGYIVEEGNPEDIFTHPKEERTQTFLKRLLHADI from the coding sequence ATGACTGATAAAAAGCAGATTATATACGAAGTCAAGCACCTGCAAAAATCTTTCGGCAATGTCGAAGTACTCAAGGATATAAATATGAAAATAGAGAACGGGGAAGTTTGTACGATCATAGGACCGTCCGGATCCGGGAAAAGTACGCTTCTTCGCTGCCTGAATTTACTTGAAAAGCCGACAGGCGGTGAGCTTTGGTTTGAAGGCAAGAGGGTCAATGAAAAGACGGATGTCAAAATGCTGAGAAGAGATGTCGGCATGGTATTCCAGTCATTCAATCTTTTCCCTATGTTTACAGCGCTTGAGAATGTTATGTATGCGCCAATCCATATAAAAAAGATGCCCAAAAGCCAGGCTCGTGAAGAGGGGATGGAACTGTTGGCCAAAGTCGGTCTGGAAAACAGAGCTGATTATTATCCGGGAGAGCTTTCCGGAGGTCAGCAGCAGCGTGTCGCTATTGCACGCGCTCTTGCGATGAAACCTAAGATGCTTTTATTTGATGAACCGACATCCGCTTTGGATCCTGAACTGGTAGGGGACGTTCTTTCAGTTATGAAAGAGGTAGCCCTGGCTGGAATGACGATGGCAGTTGTTACACATGAAATGCAGTTTGCAAGATCCGTTTCCAACCATGTTGTTTTTATGGATCAGGGGTATATCGTAGAAGAAGGAAATCCGGAGGATATATTTACTCATCCGAAGGAAGAAAGAACGCAGACATTCCTTAAACGGTTGCTGCATGCAGATATATAG
- a CDS encoding amino acid ABC transporter permease: protein MDLVIDTAVKYNDIFMSGAKITIIISLLSCFFGLLLGIILAFMKISGIKILQAIATVYVEIIRGTPVLVQISLVFFGLPFLGIHFPSFQILGVDFERLSAGVLALIINSGAYECEIVRSGIQSIPKGQLEGAMSLGFSKWESMIRIIIPQAIRNILPVIGNEFVTLIKESSQVSVIGMADLMYTATTIQGISFQPFPPLVIVALYYFIMTFFVSMCLKVLERRLKVKSVR, encoded by the coding sequence ATGGATTTGGTAATTGATACAGCGGTTAAATATAATGACATCTTTATGTCCGGCGCTAAAATTACGATTATTATTTCATTGCTTTCCTGCTTTTTCGGCCTTTTACTGGGGATTATTCTTGCATTCATGAAAATCTCCGGCATTAAAATTCTGCAGGCAATTGCTACTGTTTATGTTGAAATTATCAGAGGTACGCCAGTACTCGTACAGATTTCGCTCGTGTTCTTCGGGCTTCCATTCCTTGGAATCCATTTCCCGAGTTTCCAGATCTTAGGCGTTGATTTTGAACGCTTGTCTGCAGGTGTGTTGGCGCTTATTATCAATTCCGGGGCTTATGAATGTGAAATTGTAAGATCGGGCATTCAGTCGATTCCTAAGGGGCAGCTCGAAGGGGCAATGTCGCTCGGGTTTTCCAAATGGGAATCAATGATCCGGATTATCATCCCGCAGGCGATTCGTAATATTCTTCCGGTCATCGGCAATGAATTTGTTACACTTATCAAGGAATCCTCTCAGGTTTCCGTCATCGGTATGGCAGATCTGATGTATACGGCTACCACGATTCAGGGAATCAGCTTCCAGCCGTTCCCGCCGCTGGTTATCGTTGCATTGTATTACTTCATCATGACATTCTTCGTATCTATGTGTCTTAAGGTTCTTGAAAGACGTTTAAAGGTTAAGAGCGTCAGGTAA